A single region of the Spirosoma linguale DSM 74 genome encodes:
- a CDS encoding hypothetical protein (KEGG: neu:NE1530 putative signal peptide protein) has protein sequence MWLITLVVSIVSFLATLHLPSEVSERVASGHLPVVVADETGMVHLVYGQDSTIFYAVATKKHASFSQPIAVAMLSQLVAGAKRGPQIAATENYVVITAVNRAGNLFAYSLDRKSGRWSSAVRINDVPEIAKEGFQAIASASPSVFHATWLDLREDKRNKIVMTTSRDGGRTWSTNRVVYHSPSGTVCECCKVSIAATGDEVYIQFRNWLNGSRDLYLAHSANGGATFAPAQKLGSGTWKLNACPMDGGAVTLSSAGQPLTVWRRENTLFTCQPGQAEQAIGTGRNITAATGPSDTAVVWDEGGIVWLKRNGNDPINLGKGQLPSVALTDQVAICVWEADGQVMMKIVHL, from the coding sequence ATGTGGTTAATTACGCTTGTTGTTTCAATTGTCAGCTTTTTAGCTACCCTACATCTGCCTTCTGAGGTCAGTGAGCGTGTAGCTTCTGGTCATCTACCAGTCGTCGTTGCTGATGAAACAGGAATGGTACATTTGGTCTATGGTCAGGATTCGACTATTTTCTATGCTGTAGCTACCAAAAAACATGCTTCATTTAGCCAACCGATTGCGGTTGCTATGTTATCGCAATTAGTCGCTGGGGCCAAACGAGGGCCACAGATAGCAGCAACTGAAAACTACGTTGTCATCACCGCCGTCAATCGAGCGGGTAATCTGTTCGCCTATTCGCTTGATCGGAAAAGTGGCAGATGGTCGTCTGCGGTACGAATTAATGATGTACCCGAAATAGCCAAAGAAGGGTTCCAGGCGATAGCCAGTGCGTCGCCAAGCGTATTTCACGCTACCTGGCTGGACCTACGTGAGGACAAACGGAATAAAATCGTAATGACTACCTCCCGCGATGGGGGACGCACTTGGTCAACTAATCGGGTGGTGTATCACTCACCCAGCGGTACTGTATGTGAATGCTGCAAAGTGTCAATTGCCGCCACAGGAGACGAGGTGTATATCCAATTCCGAAACTGGCTTAATGGCTCCCGTGATTTGTACCTGGCCCATTCGGCTAATGGCGGGGCGACCTTTGCTCCGGCGCAAAAACTTGGCTCCGGCACTTGGAAATTGAATGCTTGCCCAATGGATGGGGGTGCGGTAACGCTGTCGTCAGCGGGTCAGCCACTAACTGTCTGGCGACGAGAAAATACCTTGTTTACCTGCCAACCGGGTCAAGCCGAACAAGCCATTGGTACAGGTCGAAATATAACGGCTGCAACCGGCCCGTCAGATACTGCTGTAGTTTGGGATGAAGGGGGTATAGTTTGGCTAAAGCGTAATGGAAATGATCCGATCAACCTTGGCAAAGGCCAGCTACCGAGCGTCGCGCTGACCGATCAGGTAGCCATATGCGTTTGGGAAGCCGACGGACAAGTGATGATGAAAATAGTACATCTCTGA
- a CDS encoding integrase family protein (PFAM: integrase family protein~KEGG: mno:Mnod_0918 integrase family protein) — protein sequence MSDTRISIRGRGTNELTILPTKEELAGQTAAFFQKGLEGAANSQTAYVSDIEHLESWLAQHSLPVLPLTPATLATYLSDLATRHKWATVSRRLATIRKWHRLHKHPDPSGDEAVKIVLDGIKRSIGTEPDQAAAFDITAYKDRIRNIPATPSGVRDRALLLVCFAGAFRRSELVALNVEGVQFTRDGAVLTYQGSKTNQYGKTEQKALFFSPDPDTCPVRALQDYINLLDRQIGPLFVRIRKGEQITTARLSDKQVARTTKEYIGDEYSAHSHRASFVTIAKLNGADDSQIMQQTKHRTRTMIDRYTRVQQIVKHNAAMKLGL from the coding sequence ATGAGCGATACTCGTATTTCCATTCGTGGACGTGGCACGAACGAACTGACTATTCTACCCACAAAGGAGGAGTTAGCCGGACAGACGGCCGCATTCTTTCAAAAAGGACTCGAAGGGGCGGCTAATTCTCAAACCGCTTATGTCTCCGACATCGAACACTTGGAAAGCTGGTTAGCCCAACATAGTTTGCCCGTGCTCCCGTTAACCCCGGCGACACTCGCTACCTATCTGTCAGACCTGGCCACCCGTCATAAATGGGCAACTGTGTCCCGCCGACTGGCCACCATCCGCAAGTGGCACCGACTGCACAAGCATCCTGATCCGAGTGGGGACGAGGCCGTCAAGATCGTATTGGATGGGATTAAGCGGAGCATCGGGACAGAACCTGATCAGGCTGCGGCTTTCGACATCACAGCATATAAAGATAGAATTCGGAACATTCCAGCGACACCATCTGGAGTACGCGACCGGGCGTTGCTGCTGGTCTGCTTTGCCGGTGCCTTTCGCCGATCAGAGTTAGTCGCTCTCAACGTAGAGGGCGTACAGTTTACCCGCGATGGAGCCGTGCTAACCTACCAGGGCAGTAAAACCAACCAGTATGGTAAAACGGAGCAAAAAGCCTTGTTCTTCAGTCCTGACCCGGATACGTGTCCAGTTAGAGCGTTGCAGGATTATATCAATCTGCTGGATCGTCAGATAGGCCCGTTGTTCGTCCGAATCCGAAAAGGGGAGCAAATCACCACCGCCCGGCTGTCGGACAAACAGGTGGCCAGGACAACTAAGGAATACATTGGCGACGAATATTCGGCACACTCGCATCGGGCCTCGTTCGTGACCATTGCTAAACTTAACGGGGCCGATGACTCGCAGATTATGCAGCAGACCAAACACCGGACCCGGACGATGATCGACCGTTATACCAGGGTGCAGCAGATCGTCAAGCATAACGCAGCTATGAAGTTAGGTTTATGA
- a CDS encoding Peptidase S24, S26A and S26B, conserved region (PFAM: Peptidase S24, S26A and S26B, conserved region~KEGG: pmr:PMI2484 DNA repair protein), producing MIAPDDRIPIHDIVKATVQTTFFIPFYSYYVNAGFASPAESYIERACDLNELCIDNEEATYFVRVGSDSMSGDRIERGDVLVVDCSKEPSDGKIVVVWYNGDHAVKRIYHVEKMVVLLSSNPKYDPIYVHPGEDFSVFGVVVHVFFKPIARPSLHDIDLIRNATVLTQKNKAKKPSVK from the coding sequence ATGATTGCACCCGATGACCGTATCCCTATTCACGACATCGTGAAAGCGACGGTACAAACGACCTTTTTTATACCCTTTTACTCGTACTACGTAAATGCCGGGTTCGCGTCGCCGGCCGAATCGTACATCGAAAGAGCCTGCGACCTCAACGAACTGTGCATCGACAACGAAGAGGCTACATACTTTGTCCGCGTCGGTTCAGATAGTATGTCGGGCGACCGGATCGAGCGGGGTGACGTATTGGTGGTCGATTGCTCGAAGGAGCCATCAGATGGAAAAATAGTCGTTGTCTGGTACAATGGAGACCACGCCGTGAAACGAATTTACCACGTCGAAAAGATGGTCGTTCTCCTGTCGTCAAACCCTAAATACGATCCGATCTACGTGCATCCAGGCGAAGACTTCTCTGTGTTCGGAGTCGTCGTACATGTCTTTTTCAAACCTATTGCTCGACCGTCGCTGCACGATATAGATCTGATTAGGAATGCCACCGTTTTAACCCAAAAAAACAAAGCAAAAAAGCCTTCGGTTAAGTAG
- a CDS encoding conserved hypothetical protein (KEGG: mxa:MXAN_6196 hypothetical protein), which translates to MTNSLTKSMLAIALLAGLMARPASAQLSMPEPSPSATVMQKIGFTDLTINYSRPAVKGRVIFGKLVPYGELWRTGASDATILTISDPMTVAGKPLPAGKYSLFTIPTRTEWTVILNSYTEGHGTTGYDAKNDVLRFAVKPDSSARFYESFTIEVQDVVKNQANLYLTWANTSVHFPLVSNADDRITTEILKRTASATDEEPGVFYQSALYYFDAGKDPKQALAWATKAATLKPAFNYLHLQAKLLAQTGDYKTAIAVARKSSELAAEKKFTEFVTLNNQLIAGWEKKL; encoded by the coding sequence ATGACCAATTCCTTAACGAAATCAATGCTGGCCATTGCCCTGCTGGCTGGCTTAATGGCCCGGCCCGCGTCGGCCCAACTGAGTATGCCCGAACCATCGCCATCGGCTACGGTGATGCAGAAAATCGGCTTTACCGACCTGACGATCAACTACTCCCGCCCGGCGGTGAAGGGCCGGGTCATCTTCGGCAAGCTGGTTCCCTACGGCGAGTTGTGGCGCACCGGCGCGTCGGATGCCACCATCCTGACCATCTCCGACCCGATGACTGTAGCCGGAAAACCGCTGCCCGCCGGGAAGTATTCGCTCTTCACCATTCCCACTCGCACTGAGTGGACGGTGATCCTGAATTCCTACACCGAAGGGCACGGCACGACGGGCTACGACGCAAAAAACGATGTGCTGCGGTTTGCCGTCAAACCTGATTCGTCGGCGCGGTTCTACGAATCGTTCACCATCGAGGTGCAGGATGTCGTGAAAAATCAGGCCAACCTGTACCTGACCTGGGCCAATACGTCAGTTCATTTCCCGCTCGTGAGCAATGCCGACGACCGGATTACGACCGAAATTTTGAAGCGCACAGCCTCGGCTACCGACGAGGAGCCGGGCGTATTTTACCAGTCGGCCCTGTATTATTTCGACGCGGGTAAAGACCCGAAACAGGCTTTGGCCTGGGCCACTAAAGCCGCCACCCTCAAACCGGCCTTCAACTACCTGCACCTCCAGGCTAAGTTGCTGGCACAAACAGGCGATTATAAAACGGCCATTGCTGTAGCCCGCAAATCGTCGGAATTAGCCGCCGAAAAGAAGTTTACCGAGTTCGTCACGCTGAACAATCAATTGATTGCCGGGTGGGAGAAGAAACTGTGA
- a CDS encoding initiator RepB protein (PFAM: initiator RepB protein~KEGG: pcr:Pcryo_2493 initiator RepB protein) has protein sequence MRKPSNPNQSLQLSNNQLSLVFESTTITAPVEVNPETIVLRTPNNKTILIREPLKLLTSTTEFGFFERRLYWLVLREIRNIQAVDKVKIKPYEELKFRFHYSEVIKGHPNSSIKKVVELIQKRKINWEDESGKYTNVVVFPMAEYWPKKGVIELTMYHAVIPVFLYLGSGYAQYGYEDALILSSEYAQLLFTNLARFRNTGIWRIGLVELRQLIGAHEKSYANYSAFRTRVIDLSLRQINEHTNLIVTYEPVMQGRAVVGIEFRIQSKTPPNELEKETKKAEMKQRLDELMQLDIAEVISYAGNQLSQYYPSFTHQQKKAILQNGELLKAFLRANLYAEYGFADKDPEAYVAQSVFNYKKKGIEKAN, from the coding sequence ATGCGTAAGCCATCAAATCCTAATCAGTCGCTCCAACTCTCTAACAACCAGCTCTCGTTAGTTTTTGAGAGTACTACCATAACGGCTCCTGTTGAGGTGAATCCCGAAACTATTGTGCTTCGGACACCGAACAACAAGACAATTCTGATCAGGGAACCGCTGAAATTGCTAACCAGCACGACTGAATTTGGTTTCTTTGAGCGTCGTCTCTACTGGCTTGTCCTGCGTGAAATTCGTAACATTCAGGCCGTCGATAAGGTGAAGATCAAGCCTTACGAGGAACTCAAATTCAGGTTTCATTACTCCGAGGTTATCAAGGGCCATCCCAACTCATCCATAAAAAAGGTAGTTGAACTGATCCAGAAGCGAAAAATCAATTGGGAGGATGAGAGCGGCAAATACACGAACGTGGTCGTATTTCCGATGGCTGAGTACTGGCCAAAGAAAGGCGTGATCGAACTGACGATGTACCATGCTGTCATACCTGTCTTTCTTTATCTGGGCAGCGGATACGCGCAATATGGATACGAAGATGCGCTGATTCTTAGCAGCGAATACGCACAGTTGCTATTTACCAACCTGGCTCGTTTTCGGAATACAGGCATCTGGCGTATTGGTTTAGTCGAACTTCGGCAGCTTATCGGTGCTCACGAGAAATCCTATGCAAATTACTCAGCGTTCCGAACGCGGGTAATCGATTTGTCATTACGACAGATCAACGAACATACAAACCTAATAGTAACGTATGAACCAGTAATGCAGGGCCGGGCCGTGGTTGGTATTGAATTTAGAATTCAGTCGAAAACTCCACCCAACGAGTTGGAGAAGGAGACAAAGAAGGCAGAGATGAAGCAACGCTTAGATGAGTTGATGCAGTTGGATATTGCCGAAGTCATATCCTATGCCGGCAATCAGTTAAGTCAGTATTACCCTTCGTTCACGCACCAACAGAAAAAAGCGATTCTCCAGAATGGCGAACTATTAAAAGCGTTTCTTCGCGCTAACCTCTATGCAGAATATGGCTTTGCCGACAAAGACCCTGAAGCTTATGTAGCGCAAAGCGTTTTTAACTATAAGAAGAAAGGAATAGAGAAGGCTAATTAA
- a CDS encoding 40-residue YVTN family beta-propeller repeat protein (TIGRFAM: 40-residue YVTN family beta-propeller repeat protein~KEGG: mxa:MXAN_3417 putative lipoprotein): MTKYTKLVALLPLIPLAGCMNMDNMNATQPMLNINYPAAYVVNAEGNSLSVIDLTGQQVKETISFGDASMTGMNMSNMIMWPHHIYLSPDGSKLGIGVPGMDLSAGHTGGTTGMNGRVLVVNPVTGQTAQNQQTPVMNHNAVFSADGTEIWTSQMDMTGKVLVYNASTMALKNTITVGMEPAEVTMSSNGQYAFVANGMSNSVSVIKVSDKSVAKTIAVGEDPVGAWPGADGRMYVDNEKGQSISVIDVNTLSVVETVKLGFTPGYAAYHPTRNELWVSQAGTGNKVVIFERMNGAWMKMGEVMTGLDAHAIVFTKDGATAYITNQGAATVSVLDVAKRTKIKDISVGKKPNGIVLKY; this comes from the coding sequence ATGACTAAGTACACTAAACTGGTGGCATTACTGCCGCTTATCCCCCTGGCAGGTTGCATGAACATGGACAACATGAACGCAACTCAGCCAATGCTGAACATCAACTACCCAGCCGCCTACGTGGTCAATGCTGAGGGAAACAGCCTGTCGGTTATTGACTTAACCGGGCAACAGGTGAAAGAAACTATTTCGTTTGGGGACGCTTCTATGACCGGCATGAACATGAGCAACATGATTATGTGGCCGCACCATATTTACCTTTCGCCCGATGGCAGCAAACTGGGCATCGGTGTGCCGGGCATGGACCTCAGTGCCGGGCATACGGGGGGAACAACCGGAATGAATGGCCGCGTACTGGTGGTCAACCCGGTAACGGGCCAAACAGCCCAAAACCAGCAAACTCCGGTGATGAACCATAACGCCGTTTTCTCCGCCGATGGAACTGAAATCTGGACTTCCCAAATGGATATGACGGGCAAGGTACTGGTTTATAACGCCAGTACAATGGCTCTGAAAAATACCATTACGGTCGGTATGGAACCCGCCGAGGTAACGATGTCGTCCAATGGGCAATATGCGTTTGTTGCTAACGGCATGAGCAATTCAGTGTCTGTCATTAAAGTTTCTGACAAGTCGGTGGCGAAGACCATTGCCGTTGGTGAAGACCCGGTTGGTGCCTGGCCGGGCGCGGATGGCCGAATGTACGTGGATAATGAAAAAGGCCAAAGCATCAGCGTCATTGACGTAAACACGCTATCGGTGGTCGAAACCGTGAAACTGGGCTTTACACCGGGTTATGCCGCTTATCATCCCACCCGGAACGAACTCTGGGTCAGTCAGGCCGGAACGGGCAATAAAGTGGTCATTTTCGAGCGAATGAATGGAGCCTGGATGAAGATGGGCGAGGTTATGACGGGCCTGGATGCCCACGCTATTGTTTTCACCAAAGACGGAGCCACGGCCTATATCACCAATCAGGGAGCCGCAACGGTGTCTGTTCTGGACGTAGCCAAGCGCACTAAAATCAAAGACATTTCAGTTGGCAAGAAGCCCAACGGCATCGTGCTTAAGTATTAA
- a CDS encoding DNA-directed DNA polymerase (PFAM: UMUC domain protein DNA-repair protein~KEGG: dat:HRM2_40900 UmuC1), which translates to MIALADCNNFYVSCERSFNPSLNGQPVVVLSNNDGSIVARSNEVKKLNVGMGQPFFEIERLRQEHGIHVFSSNYVLYGSMSARVMAIFGRFVEDVEVYSIDEAFFDLNGYESIYPDLTTFAHNLRSTVMQWTRIPISIGIAPTKTLAKVANWYAKRQPDASGVCMLSTPEQIRQALEQLSVDELWGIGRRYASFLKQNGIKTALEFSQCHDVWVQKHFTINGLRLVYELRGEVCRTVETQPSARKSVCVAPSFGELVGDRPTLYEALTNYVARASEKLRKQRLAAGAMTVFLHTNRFRAAVGQYSNSRSFTLPVPTNLIPELSHYAIKALDSIYKSGYAYQKVGLILSALQPDTHQTPDVFEGELDPRLLKLLPTVERLNSKLGRDKVRFAAQGFNHLWKMKQRWLSPCYTTHWKDIIITKN; encoded by the coding sequence GTGATAGCCTTAGCCGATTGCAATAATTTCTACGTGTCCTGCGAACGGAGTTTCAATCCGTCGCTAAACGGCCAACCCGTCGTCGTGCTCTCAAACAACGATGGTTCGATTGTAGCAAGAAGCAATGAAGTGAAAAAATTGAACGTAGGTATGGGTCAGCCATTTTTCGAGATCGAGAGGCTGCGGCAGGAGCACGGCATCCACGTTTTTTCCTCGAACTACGTGCTGTACGGTTCCATGAGCGCACGGGTTATGGCCATCTTCGGGCGTTTTGTCGAAGATGTTGAGGTATATAGCATTGATGAAGCGTTCTTCGACCTGAATGGTTACGAATCCATTTATCCTGACCTAACGACCTTTGCCCACAACCTACGCTCGACAGTAATGCAATGGACTCGTATCCCGATCAGCATTGGTATCGCTCCGACGAAAACATTGGCGAAGGTGGCCAACTGGTATGCGAAAAGGCAACCTGACGCAAGTGGAGTATGTATGCTCTCAACGCCTGAGCAGATCCGTCAGGCACTGGAGCAACTATCAGTTGACGAATTGTGGGGTATCGGCCGACGCTATGCCAGTTTTTTAAAACAGAATGGCATCAAAACCGCCCTCGAATTTAGCCAATGCCACGACGTGTGGGTACAAAAACACTTCACCATCAACGGCCTCCGGTTAGTTTATGAACTCCGGGGGGAGGTCTGTCGAACGGTTGAGACGCAACCATCGGCCCGTAAGTCGGTATGCGTGGCTCCAAGTTTTGGGGAACTTGTCGGCGACCGGCCAACACTGTATGAAGCTCTGACCAACTATGTCGCTCGTGCTTCGGAGAAGCTACGCAAACAGCGGCTTGCTGCCGGGGCGATGACTGTTTTTCTGCATACGAATCGATTCCGGGCGGCTGTCGGACAGTACTCCAACAGCCGTTCATTTACCCTACCTGTCCCTACTAACCTAATACCTGAACTATCGCACTACGCGATAAAGGCACTCGACAGCATCTACAAATCTGGCTACGCTTATCAGAAAGTTGGCCTGATCTTGTCAGCTCTTCAACCTGACACGCACCAAACCCCCGACGTATTTGAAGGAGAGTTAGACCCGCGTTTACTGAAGCTTCTTCCCACAGTTGAACGACTTAATAGTAAGTTAGGACGCGACAAAGTACGTTTTGCAGCACAGGGGTTTAATCATCTCTGGAAGATGAAACAACGCTGGTTATCACCCTGTTATACAACACATTGGAAAGATATTATTATTACAAAAAATTAA
- a CDS encoding Methyltransferase type 11 (PFAM: Methyltransferase type 11; UbiE/COQ5 methyltransferase; Methyltransferase type 12~KEGG: ajs:Ajs_2683 methyltransferase type 11) — MKTLSPTYKPALRWNSLTRFYDQIMALTMREDLFRMLLLDPIRDQKPHYVLDVGCGTGTQALLLHRLFPDASVFGLDGDETVLAIARQKHAHAGWPVTLEQGLSTALPYPDGSMDIVTCSLLLHHLSDTDKKQSIREMWRVLIPGGALALADWGEPANDAMRLLFYGLQLFDGFDTTRANGRGLIPNMLYDGGFRQITQTGQVNTLFGTMALYYAVKPTYINQTTIR, encoded by the coding sequence ATGAAAACGCTGTCTCCGACTTACAAACCAGCCCTGCGTTGGAACAGCCTGACCCGGTTTTACGACCAAATCATGGCCCTGACTATGCGGGAAGACCTTTTCCGAATGCTGTTGCTTGACCCAATACGGGATCAAAAGCCGCATTACGTACTGGATGTCGGTTGCGGTACGGGGACACAAGCTCTGCTGTTGCATCGGCTCTTTCCTGATGCCAGCGTTTTTGGTCTTGATGGTGACGAGACGGTTTTGGCAATAGCCAGGCAAAAACACGCCCACGCCGGGTGGCCCGTGACACTGGAACAGGGACTTTCGACGGCCCTCCCTTATCCCGATGGAAGCATGGACATTGTGACCTGTAGTTTATTGCTCCATCACTTGTCGGATACAGACAAAAAACAGTCAATCCGGGAGATGTGGCGGGTGCTGATACCGGGTGGCGCACTTGCCTTAGCGGATTGGGGGGAACCCGCCAACGATGCCATGCGGCTGCTGTTCTACGGGCTTCAACTCTTTGACGGTTTTGATACAACCAGGGCAAATGGACGCGGGCTTATACCAAATATGCTCTACGATGGTGGTTTTCGGCAGATTACTCAGACCGGACAAGTCAACACCCTTTTTGGAACAATGGCCTTGTACTATGCAGTCAAACCAACCTACATTAATCAAACGACAATACGATGA
- a CDS encoding hypothetical protein (KEGG: ade:Adeh_0251 hypothetical protein), whose protein sequence is MRQRHIIWVLLLLVGSVQFSFGHGGHKKKKAPIDSARHDSAMTSARPMTHAGMATDSMHMDEVQAMAPMPAPLADYPTYHPMVVHAPIILLLLAALLQLVALIRPSSPLNWLTFLVALGGTAGAYVAGTFVHPHTDGLSEAAQVALETHETYADYTLWLGLAGTLLKGVTLWRPLKWLEGVTAIALVGAGIAVGLAGHQGGALTYQYGIGPRGAYLEQHEEGAADGNRHEHKHPEEAK, encoded by the coding sequence ATGAGACAACGACACATCATCTGGGTACTGCTGCTTTTAGTTGGGTCAGTACAATTCAGTTTTGGGCATGGCGGCCACAAAAAGAAGAAAGCTCCCATAGACTCGGCCCGACACGATTCGGCCATGACCTCGGCCCGGCCGATGACTCACGCGGGTATGGCTACCGATAGTATGCACATGGACGAGGTGCAGGCAATGGCCCCCATGCCTGCCCCCTTAGCGGACTACCCAACCTATCACCCGATGGTTGTTCATGCGCCCATCATCCTGCTGTTGCTGGCCGCGCTGCTGCAACTGGTTGCCCTGATCAGACCATCCAGTCCGCTGAACTGGTTGACCTTCCTGGTTGCCCTTGGTGGAACGGCGGGGGCATACGTGGCTGGTACGTTTGTGCATCCGCATACGGATGGGTTGAGCGAGGCTGCTCAGGTAGCCTTAGAAACCCACGAAACCTATGCCGATTACACCCTCTGGCTGGGGCTGGCCGGTACGCTGCTGAAAGGCGTAACGCTCTGGCGACCGCTGAAGTGGCTGGAGGGCGTTACGGCAATTGCCCTCGTCGGGGCCGGTATTGCCGTAGGGCTGGCCGGGCATCAGGGCGGAGCATTGACGTACCAGTACGGTATTGGGCCGCGCGGGGCATACCTCGAACAGCATGAAGAAGGGGCTGCTGATGGAAATCGACACGAACACAAACATCCAGAGGAAGCTAAGTAA
- a CDS encoding helix-turn-helix domain-containing protein (KEGG: bvi:Bcep1808_0172 helix-turn-helix domain- containing protein), whose protein sequence is MSYELDTKKLATMVRAQRANRPLREVADEIGDVSASTLHRLEVGKCPDMAVFLRICSWLNVKPEQFFSHSDPTQTVQQIGQHYSQGQIINLVRSDSALSPVVANVLSAIITAAYEIDRT, encoded by the coding sequence ATGAGCTACGAGTTAGATACCAAAAAGTTGGCTACAATGGTACGGGCGCAACGTGCGAATCGTCCGCTCCGGGAAGTGGCCGACGAAATTGGCGACGTGAGTGCTTCTACTCTGCACCGCCTGGAAGTAGGCAAGTGTCCAGATATGGCTGTTTTCTTGCGTATATGTAGCTGGCTTAATGTGAAACCCGAACAATTCTTTAGCCATTCAGACCCAACACAAACTGTCCAACAGATAGGTCAGCATTACTCACAAGGCCAAATTATTAATTTAGTCCGGTCTGATTCGGCCCTATCTCCCGTTGTTGCCAATGTTTTATCAGCAATCATAACGGCGGCTTACGAAATTGATCGGACTTGA
- a CDS encoding conserved hypothetical protein (KEGG: cak:Caul_2356 hypothetical protein), protein MNRTWHLRIRKTHRYLGVFIGIQFLLWTVGGLYFSWSNLDDIHGDHLKRPAVGLSASMSLVSPSVPLRSLQQKGVDSILNIALIEVLNQPIYQLNYRMQHGNGHAMAQVQLADAATGQLRGELTQAEATALARQRFAGPSTVERVEYLTSTNGHHEYREKPLPAYAITFRQPAHATVYVAAQLGTVQSVRTDPWRIFDLLWMLHTMDYEGRDDINNGLLRAFSILGLLTITSGFALYFVSSPQLRRKKVNRPKPITLQS, encoded by the coding sequence ATGAATCGAACCTGGCATTTACGCATTCGCAAAACGCACCGCTACCTGGGGGTGTTCATTGGCATCCAGTTTCTGCTCTGGACGGTGGGCGGGCTGTATTTTAGCTGGTCGAATCTGGACGACATCCACGGTGACCACCTCAAACGCCCGGCTGTCGGATTGTCGGCTTCGATGTCGCTGGTTTCCCCGTCGGTTCCACTTCGGTCTTTGCAGCAAAAAGGTGTCGATTCTATCCTGAACATAGCCCTTATTGAGGTGCTGAACCAGCCTATCTACCAGCTAAACTACCGAATGCAACATGGCAATGGTCACGCGATGGCGCAGGTGCAGTTAGCTGACGCAGCGACGGGACAACTCCGGGGTGAACTGACGCAGGCGGAGGCTACTGCGTTAGCCAGACAACGCTTCGCGGGGCCATCTACCGTCGAGCGAGTCGAGTATCTGACAAGTACCAACGGCCACCACGAATACCGCGAAAAACCCCTGCCTGCCTACGCCATAACGTTTCGGCAACCGGCGCACGCGACGGTATATGTGGCGGCTCAGTTGGGCACCGTGCAGAGCGTTCGCACCGATCCCTGGCGAATATTCGACCTGTTGTGGATGCTGCACACGATGGACTACGAAGGCCGCGACGACATCAACAACGGCTTACTGCGGGCTTTCTCTATTCTGGGCCTGTTAACCATCACGTCAGGGTTCGCGCTCTATTTTGTTTCCTCGCCCCAACTCCGACGAAAGAAAGTTAATCGCCCTAAACCAATTACACTTCAGTCATGA
- a CDS encoding protein of unknown function DUF326 (PFAM: protein of unknown function DUF326~KEGG: rpi:Rpic_1744 protein of unknown function DUF326): MTTALAPQQYQDCIEACQACAVSCDACVEACLSEQDVMMMVDCIRLDRDCAKICYTAISFMASGSAHAADVCQLCAHICEACATECEKHAAHMDHCRQCAEACRRCAEACRKMAQGAHSIAA; this comes from the coding sequence ATGACAACTGCCTTAGCCCCTCAACAGTATCAGGATTGCATCGAAGCCTGTCAGGCCTGCGCTGTCAGCTGCGATGCCTGCGTCGAAGCCTGCCTTTCAGAACAGGACGTAATGATGATGGTGGACTGCATCCGGCTCGACCGTGACTGTGCTAAAATCTGCTATACCGCCATCTCGTTTATGGCCAGTGGTAGCGCACACGCGGCCGATGTGTGTCAGCTTTGCGCCCACATCTGCGAAGCCTGCGCCACCGAGTGCGAAAAACATGCGGCTCACATGGACCACTGTCGGCAGTGCGCCGAAGCCTGCCGTCGGTGTGCCGAAGCCTGCCGCAAGATGGCACAGGGGGCGCATAGTATAGCCGCTTAA